A genome region from Salinigranum halophilum includes the following:
- a CDS encoding ABC transporter ATP-binding protein: protein MARPIHFDTVRKEYKTASTVHVAVDDLTLSIPEGSFTTLVGPSGCGKTTTLRMIAGLETPSSGRIAFGDEDVTEQSPQERNCAMVFQSIALYPHMTVRENIGYGLKIQGVPKAERDELIDEAAATLQITEQLEKMPAELSGGQQQRVALGSAFVQDPDVLLLDEPMSDLDAKLKAELRVEVQRLHQELDATVVYVTHDQTEAMTMSDQVILLNEGRLEQFAPPGELFDRPVSAYVAEFIGTPSTNLLSATVAASEDGYVLSAPGFDVAVPAEHFADRVGERVTVGIRPQYLSADDGTYGLDITAEVIEQLGTEFVVHGYTDDGSAVDAVSAAFGDVDPGDELDLSFEARDLFVFDDAGQTICHGPDLVRENLSQPS, encoded by the coding sequence ATGGCACGACCAATCCACTTCGATACGGTACGCAAAGAGTACAAGACAGCCAGCACCGTCCACGTCGCCGTCGACGACCTCACGCTATCGATTCCGGAGGGCTCGTTCACGACGCTCGTCGGGCCGTCCGGCTGTGGGAAGACGACCACGCTCCGCATGATCGCGGGGCTGGAGACTCCGTCGAGCGGCCGCATCGCGTTCGGTGACGAGGACGTCACCGAGCAGTCGCCACAGGAGCGCAACTGCGCGATGGTGTTTCAGTCCATCGCGCTCTACCCGCACATGACCGTCCGCGAGAACATCGGGTACGGCCTCAAGATCCAGGGGGTTCCGAAGGCCGAGCGCGACGAACTCATCGACGAGGCTGCGGCCACCCTCCAGATCACCGAGCAGCTCGAGAAGATGCCCGCGGAGCTTTCGGGCGGCCAACAGCAGCGCGTGGCGCTCGGGTCCGCGTTCGTCCAGGACCCCGACGTCCTCCTGCTGGACGAACCGATGAGTGACCTGGACGCGAAGCTCAAAGCCGAGCTTCGCGTCGAGGTCCAGCGCCTCCATCAAGAGCTCGACGCGACGGTCGTCTACGTCACGCACGACCAGACCGAGGCGATGACGATGAGCGACCAGGTGATCCTCCTGAACGAGGGCCGACTGGAGCAGTTCGCGCCACCGGGCGAACTGTTCGACAGGCCGGTCTCCGCGTACGTCGCGGAGTTCATCGGCACACCGTCGACGAACCTCCTGTCGGCGACCGTCGCAGCGTCCGAAGACGGCTACGTCCTCAGCGCACCGGGGTTCGACGTCGCCGTGCCGGCCGAACACTTCGCGGACCGTGTCGGCGAGCGGGTGACGGTCGGGATTCGCCCGCAGTACCTCTCGGCGGACGACGGGACGTACGGCCTCGACATCACCGCCGAGGTCATCGAACAACTCGGCACCGAGTTCGTCGTCCACGGCTACACGGACGACGGTTCGGCCGTCGACGCCGTCTCCGCCGCCTTCGGAGACGTCGACCCGGGCGACGAACTCGACCTGTCCTTCGAAGCACGCGACCTGTTCGTCTTCGACGACGCCGGGCAGACGATCTGTCACGGTCCTGACCTCGTCCGCGAGAACCTCTCACAGCCGAGCTGA
- a CDS encoding ABC transporter substrate-binding protein — protein MSQRHTSRRAFLTAAGTTATIGLTGCLGNGGDGGGGGDSGGGGDSSGGSGNGGGDGGSGGGGGGDTSTTITYLSDRGDSKDVIDQIIAEFEAEFDYTVDVTYTAKGTSTDEQLQKMRAANNPPDIVFDTASDAYRYQRDGNAAPVSEAVQGTGLPDPVNVEGESYFVPTMVEPLMGWYRNDIYDENPTTWENWLAEAQRASEEEDINGYVVQSGNTNNADTSVTQTLWQNDVDIYSGPEGDIEVTIDQGENRTRAVETFEWLASMAEYAPNGSGWEWGDAIAALQQENAAAAMSVGGLPILTIMGNRPDLVDKLSPTAFPVPDGKEQDKWWAYMEGHVVWSGGEATEGAREFVNFFNQSDRFMDFLLSAPLFQFPPTREGLDSEAYTTNEVVQNNPEVMELVRENWDAFTTVLATGDDGAPNIVGADAYGQQKFGEAADQLLVGGLSPEETVDWLAEELRALQG, from the coding sequence ATGTCTCAGAGGCATACGTCCAGGCGTGCGTTCCTCACAGCAGCGGGCACCACAGCGACCATCGGCCTCACAGGCTGTCTCGGCAACGGTGGCGACGGCGGTGGCGGTGGAGACTCCGGCGGTGGGGGAGACTCCAGCGGCGGGAGCGGGAACGGGGGCGGCGATGGGGGCAGCGGTGGAGGTGGTGGGGGCGACACCTCGACCACCATCACTTACCTCTCGGACCGCGGGGACTCGAAGGACGTCATCGACCAGATCATCGCGGAGTTCGAAGCGGAGTTCGACTACACGGTCGACGTGACGTACACCGCGAAGGGGACGTCGACCGACGAGCAGTTACAGAAGATGCGGGCCGCGAACAACCCGCCGGACATCGTCTTCGACACCGCTTCGGACGCGTACCGGTACCAGCGTGACGGCAACGCCGCTCCGGTCAGCGAAGCCGTCCAGGGGACCGGCCTCCCGGACCCTGTGAACGTCGAGGGGGAATCCTACTTCGTCCCGACGATGGTCGAACCCCTGATGGGGTGGTACCGGAACGACATCTACGACGAGAACCCGACGACTTGGGAGAACTGGCTCGCCGAGGCCCAGCGCGCGAGCGAGGAGGAAGACATCAACGGCTACGTCGTCCAGTCCGGGAACACGAACAACGCCGACACCTCGGTCACGCAGACGCTCTGGCAGAACGACGTCGACATCTACAGCGGCCCGGAGGGCGACATCGAGGTCACCATCGACCAGGGCGAGAACCGAACTCGCGCGGTCGAGACGTTCGAGTGGCTCGCGTCGATGGCCGAGTACGCGCCGAACGGGTCGGGCTGGGAGTGGGGCGACGCGATTGCCGCGCTCCAGCAGGAGAACGCCGCCGCCGCGATGAGCGTCGGTGGGCTCCCGATTCTCACCATCATGGGGAACCGTCCTGACCTCGTCGACAAGCTCTCCCCGACCGCGTTCCCCGTCCCCGACGGCAAGGAACAGGACAAGTGGTGGGCGTACATGGAGGGCCACGTCGTCTGGTCCGGCGGCGAGGCGACCGAGGGCGCCCGCGAGTTCGTCAACTTCTTCAACCAGTCCGACCGGTTCATGGACTTCCTGCTCTCCGCACCGCTGTTCCAGTTCCCGCCGACGCGCGAGGGTCTCGACAGTGAGGCGTACACCACGAACGAGGTCGTCCAGAACAACCCCGAGGTGATGGAGCTGGTTCGCGAGAACTGGGATGCGTTCACGACCGTCCTCGCGACCGGGGACGACGGCGCTCCGAACATCGTCGGCGCGGACGCCTACGGCCAGCAGAAGTTCGGCGAAGCCGCCGACCAGCTACTCGTCGGCGGGCTCTCACCGGAAGAGACCGTCGACTGGCTCGCGGAGGAACTCAGGGCGCTCCAGGGCTAA
- a CDS encoding LeuA family protein yields MKLLDLTLREGEQRPGVEYTVDEKVEAVRELDALGVDFVQIGFPVADDRTRRICERVDLEAKTTGIARAIPSDVDAAIDADVDVVTVFAPTSTRHLEHVLGSPREAMLESVVDATDRARAHGLEVHFDAMDGFRTEPSVLDETFDAIDAEYYTIADTVGSRTPAGVVDHLESLSTDRSRVGVHFHDDLGVSVANTLAAARLGVAKADVSVGGIGERAGNASLEEVVAGIAVGEEPAETHVDEAELLPRATAVLDALGESVEPSKPLLGDEVFAHESGLHTAAMLEDPGTFEPFDPARFGGRRRLLFGSSTGNGAARRLLERAQREPTEDRIHTLLEELDAPADELSLEDAIALARRID; encoded by the coding sequence GTGAAGCTCCTCGACCTCACGCTGCGCGAGGGCGAACAACGCCCGGGCGTCGAGTACACCGTCGACGAGAAGGTCGAGGCCGTCCGAGAACTCGACGCGCTCGGCGTCGACTTCGTCCAGATCGGGTTCCCCGTCGCGGACGACCGCACCAGGCGCATCTGCGAGCGCGTGGACCTCGAGGCGAAGACCACCGGCATCGCACGGGCGATTCCGAGCGATGTCGATGCGGCCATCGACGCCGACGTCGACGTGGTCACCGTGTTCGCGCCGACGAGCACGCGTCACCTCGAGCACGTCCTCGGGAGCCCCCGCGAGGCCATGCTCGAGTCCGTCGTCGACGCCACCGACCGCGCCCGCGCGCATGGCCTCGAGGTCCACTTCGACGCGATGGACGGCTTCCGCACCGAGCCATCCGTGCTCGACGAGACCTTCGACGCCATCGACGCCGAGTACTACACCATCGCGGACACTGTCGGGAGTCGCACGCCAGCCGGCGTCGTCGACCACCTCGAATCGCTCTCGACCGACCGCTCACGTGTCGGCGTCCACTTCCACGACGACCTCGGCGTCAGCGTGGCGAACACGCTCGCGGCGGCACGGCTCGGCGTCGCGAAGGCCGACGTCTCGGTCGGCGGCATCGGCGAGCGCGCCGGGAACGCCTCGCTGGAGGAGGTCGTTGCCGGCATCGCGGTCGGCGAGGAACCGGCGGAGACCCACGTCGACGAAGCCGAACTCCTGCCACGGGCGACGGCAGTCCTCGACGCGCTCGGCGAGTCCGTCGAGCCGTCGAAACCACTGCTCGGTGACGAGGTGTTCGCACACGAATCCGGCTTACACACGGCCGCGATGCTCGAGGACCCGGGCACGTTCGAGCCGTTCGACCCCGCGCGCTTCGGCGGACGCCGACGCTTGCTGTTCGGCTCGTCGACCGGGAACGGGGCCGCGCGCCGACTCCTCGAACGCGCTCAGAGAGAACCAACGGAAGACCGCATCCACACGCTCCTCGAGGAACTCGACGCACCAGCGGACGAACTCTCGCTCGAGGACGCCATCGCTCTCGCCCGTCGAATCGACTGA
- a CDS encoding carbohydrate ABC transporter permease has product MMALGEGAAGSYVPQHVQATVKRVSLAVVAILVAIFVTIPVYVMVAVAVQAPQTVFAGGDVNLLIESFTFRNFAVLLEETATVQYFTNSLIVTVSSTVLSTSLAVAAGYGLTRFEFRGKTMAARAVLFSYMFSPIVLAIPLYVIFFTLGMLNSYFALTLALTGISAPFTIWLMWQYFQTVPISLEESAWVRGASRTRTLWDVVLPVARPGYVSAAIFSFAVAWNDYTMARVVMSQDEMYTITVGASLFLDRVSIGWGETMAVSLLICIPPFLIALFLQNYLLQGFNVGGLE; this is encoded by the coding sequence CTGATGGCCCTCGGCGAAGGCGCTGCGGGGTCGTACGTCCCACAACACGTTCAGGCGACGGTCAAACGCGTCTCACTCGCCGTGGTCGCGATACTGGTCGCCATCTTCGTCACCATCCCCGTGTACGTGATGGTGGCCGTCGCGGTCCAGGCACCCCAGACGGTGTTCGCTGGCGGTGACGTGAACCTCCTCATCGAGTCGTTCACGTTCCGGAACTTCGCGGTGCTGCTCGAAGAGACCGCGACCGTCCAGTACTTCACGAACAGTCTGATCGTCACGGTGAGCTCGACGGTCCTCTCGACATCGCTCGCGGTGGCGGCCGGCTACGGCCTCACCCGCTTCGAGTTCAGGGGGAAGACGATGGCGGCACGCGCGGTGCTGTTCTCGTACATGTTCAGCCCGATCGTGCTCGCCATCCCGCTGTACGTGATCTTCTTCACGCTCGGCATGCTGAACAGCTACTTCGCGCTGACGCTGGCGCTGACGGGAATCTCGGCGCCCTTTACCATCTGGTTGATGTGGCAGTACTTCCAGACCGTGCCCATCTCGCTCGAAGAATCGGCGTGGGTTCGCGGTGCGAGTCGCACCCGGACGCTCTGGGACGTCGTGTTACCGGTCGCGAGACCGGGGTACGTCTCCGCGGCCATCTTCTCGTTCGCCGTCGCGTGGAACGACTACACGATGGCACGCGTCGTGATGAGTCAAGACGAGATGTACACGATCACGGTCGGGGCGAGCCTCTTTCTCGACCGCGTCAGCATCGGCTGGGGGGAGACGATGGCGGTGTCGCTCCTCATCTGTATCCCCCCGTTCCTCATCGCACTGTTCCTGCAGAACTACCTGCTCCAGGGCTTCAACGTCGGAGGGCTCGAATAA
- a CDS encoding PKD domain-containing protein: protein MTRVRCRTSVVVLCCLVVVAGGLAGFAAARSDSIHTTADGEAAAVEATDAPTITTSPASPELGTEVQFTLSGASPNAESYEWEFGDGTAATGPQVNHVYVEPGTYTVTVTTADDSGARIDQYTTEVTVERAFANVTSVEDGQTVRVPELGFPPEPRLDVYQLEVEAGQAIAMTVSGFGGTVRLHSPDIERLDRLELNINLGSLGTLMGTTAEETGTYYIAVEPALDGSVFFEPTLIDPDPFEPNQERTTAEEISVNSPIEGTVTEADRDDWFVVDAGEGNLNATAELTLRPTNQNDIAVELYDADGTQLGEYSTAYDDITTKSRSSAVDIQYRPRAEQWVEDAPAGVYYVRVRWLDTDSFRDGPSSYELRVNGTEPADQPVRIDVSSSTATVGTELEFSAQNDADIESYEWEFGDGGASDRPRVRYAYLEPGSYTVTLTAADEDGTVTETTTEVTVERDFADAARIEPGETVSVPDPEDSFNRSVDVYRFDVEAGQAIAIDANGFGGELRLYSPDAETLDRLEFNIDINSFGTLVGTTADESGTYYIATTRSAAGPTSFSVALKESDPFEPNQGQSTAATIEPNSRLDGTVTETDPEDWFVLEAGEGDLNATARLTLSQINQNDIAVELYNEDGHTIGAFGTAGGFSPRNRTFAEEIRGVYQATQTATIDTPGTYYVRVRWVDSDEYRDGPSPYELAVNATVEDVAGPANFTVSNLQAPHTAVRATQIEIAADVTNVGERTGTQTVELRVDNQDDGSLESDEPLAQQDVTLDPGETRTVTFTDVDTRDLGSVGEETEFGVFSANESVTGRITIEAQPTAPADFQVSALEAPRRATAGDRVEVSALVTNAGESDGTQAVDFRLDQNGNGMLEDGETRRSEQVTLAPDEDTTVTFDVDTGSLTPGPYTHGVATADDTDTTTITIESAETNQPPTADAGDDRTVDEGTTVELNASGSTDPDGEIVTHEWTQTAGPSVELSSEFADRPTFTAPAVDAETTLTFEVQARDGNGGTDTDSVTVTVTPTNDPPTADAGDDQTADAALTVELDASDSTDPNGDELSYAWRQVAGAGVTLSDADTATPSFTAPTGDSRLVLVFEVEVDDGSRTDTDTVEVTVEPASEGTAFFSVTDLDVPDEATQGEELTLSGTVTNTGDAEGTQTVEARVDRDNDGTFETIQSETFTLASGESRQFTSTLTVPDDLGPGTYTGGLFTDESERTDSIEIVSATPEQPEQERYTRDEISQAKYGEDFDELSTETARQVEELSLRQPFADGDGPVDVKTREELANDRYGEDFDDLSRETTIELQAEFDAQFGDAGADAEYTRDEIAQAKYGDDFDELSTETAGQVEELYNRQPFAGDRTPSEVRTREEIAEANYGAELGDLSRESRLAVEQAYHEQFAEMEDGA from the coding sequence ATGACTCGCGTGCGCTGTCGGACCAGCGTCGTCGTGCTCTGTTGTCTGGTTGTCGTCGCCGGGGGACTGGCCGGTTTCGCCGCGGCGCGGAGTGACAGTATCCACACCACGGCCGACGGCGAGGCGGCGGCGGTCGAGGCGACCGACGCCCCCACGATAACCACGAGCCCTGCCTCACCGGAACTCGGCACTGAAGTACAGTTCACCCTGTCGGGCGCGAGTCCGAACGCCGAATCGTACGAGTGGGAGTTCGGCGATGGGACAGCCGCGACCGGTCCGCAGGTCAATCACGTGTACGTCGAGCCGGGGACGTACACGGTCACGGTAACGACGGCGGACGACAGCGGCGCGCGAATCGACCAGTACACGACGGAGGTTACGGTCGAACGTGCGTTCGCGAACGTCACCTCAGTCGAGGACGGGCAAACGGTTCGCGTCCCCGAGTTGGGGTTCCCACCCGAGCCGCGGCTCGACGTGTATCAGCTCGAGGTCGAGGCCGGCCAGGCAATCGCGATGACCGTCAGTGGCTTCGGTGGAACGGTGCGGTTACACTCGCCCGACATCGAACGACTCGACCGCCTCGAACTGAACATCAACCTCGGCTCACTCGGCACGCTGATGGGGACGACTGCCGAGGAGACCGGAACGTACTACATCGCAGTCGAGCCTGCGCTCGACGGAAGCGTCTTCTTCGAACCCACGCTCATCGACCCGGATCCGTTCGAACCGAACCAGGAACGAACCACGGCCGAAGAAATCAGCGTGAACAGCCCCATCGAGGGAACGGTCACGGAAGCCGACAGGGATGACTGGTTCGTCGTCGACGCCGGCGAGGGGAACCTCAACGCGACGGCCGAGTTGACGCTCCGACCGACGAACCAGAACGACATCGCCGTCGAACTCTACGACGCCGATGGGACGCAACTCGGCGAGTACAGTACGGCGTACGACGACATCACGACGAAGAGTCGATCGAGTGCCGTCGATATCCAGTATCGTCCTCGGGCCGAACAGTGGGTCGAAGATGCGCCTGCGGGGGTCTACTACGTCCGAGTCCGGTGGCTCGACACCGACTCGTTCCGTGATGGGCCGAGTTCGTACGAACTCCGGGTGAACGGGACCGAGCCGGCGGACCAGCCGGTCCGGATCGACGTCTCGTCCTCGACGGCGACGGTCGGAACCGAACTCGAGTTCAGTGCGCAGAACGACGCTGACATCGAGTCGTACGAGTGGGAGTTCGGTGACGGCGGCGCTTCGGACCGTCCACGCGTCAGGTACGCCTATCTCGAGCCGGGCAGCTACACGGTTACGCTGACTGCAGCAGACGAAGACGGCACGGTCACCGAGACGACGACCGAGGTCACAGTCGAACGCGACTTCGCTGACGCCGCGCGGATCGAACCGGGAGAGACGGTGAGCGTTCCGGACCCCGAAGATTCGTTCAACCGAAGCGTCGACGTGTACCGTTTCGACGTCGAGGCAGGCCAGGCAATCGCCATCGATGCCAACGGGTTCGGCGGAGAGTTGCGACTGTACTCGCCCGACGCCGAGACGCTCGACCGTCTCGAATTCAACATCGACATCAACTCGTTCGGTACGCTCGTGGGGACGACTGCCGACGAATCGGGGACCTACTACATCGCGACCACTCGGTCGGCCGCCGGGCCGACCTCGTTCAGCGTCGCGTTGAAAGAGTCGGACCCGTTCGAGCCGAACCAGGGTCAGTCAACCGCGGCGACGATCGAGCCGAACAGCCGGCTCGACGGGACAGTCACGGAAACCGACCCCGAAGACTGGTTCGTTCTCGAGGCTGGTGAGGGCGACCTCAACGCCACAGCCAGGCTCACGCTCTCACAGATCAATCAGAACGACATCGCCGTCGAGCTATACAACGAGGATGGGCACACCATCGGAGCGTTCGGCACTGCGGGTGGATTCTCCCCGAGAAATCGGACGTTCGCCGAAGAGATCAGAGGGGTCTATCAGGCCACGCAAACAGCGACTATCGACACGCCCGGGACCTACTACGTCCGTGTTCGCTGGGTCGACTCGGACGAGTACCGGGATGGGCCGAGTCCGTACGAACTGGCGGTGAACGCCACGGTGGAAGACGTCGCCGGTCCGGCGAATTTCACCGTCTCGAACCTCCAGGCACCCCATACTGCAGTGCGGGCCACACAGATCGAGATTGCGGCAGACGTCACCAACGTCGGTGAACGGACGGGAACGCAGACCGTCGAGTTACGAGTCGACAACCAGGACGACGGCTCGCTCGAATCCGACGAACCGCTCGCACAGCAGGACGTCACGCTCGACCCGGGCGAAACCCGGACGGTGACGTTCACTGACGTCGATACGCGGGACCTCGGTAGTGTCGGTGAGGAGACCGAGTTCGGTGTCTTCTCGGCGAACGAGAGCGTGACCGGCCGGATTACCATCGAGGCACAGCCGACTGCCCCCGCAGACTTCCAGGTCTCGGCACTGGAAGCACCGCGTCGCGCCACAGCGGGTGATCGGGTCGAGGTCTCTGCACTCGTGACGAACGCCGGGGAGTCCGACGGGACACAGGCTGTCGACTTCCGTCTCGACCAGAACGGAAACGGCATGCTCGAGGACGGTGAGACGCGCCGCTCCGAGCAAGTCACGCTCGCTCCCGACGAGGACACGACCGTCACGTTCGACGTCGACACTGGCAGTCTCACACCGGGACCGTACACACACGGCGTCGCCACGGCGGACGATACGGACACCACGACCATCACGATCGAGTCTGCGGAGACGAACCAGCCACCGACCGCAGACGCCGGGGATGACCGAACGGTCGACGAGGGCACGACTGTCGAACTCAACGCGAGCGGCTCGACTGACCCCGACGGAGAAATCGTCACCCACGAATGGACGCAGACGGCTGGGCCGTCGGTCGAACTCTCCAGCGAGTTCGCGGACCGGCCGACGTTCACCGCACCCGCGGTCGACGCGGAAACGACCCTGACCTTCGAGGTGCAGGCTCGTGACGGAAACGGCGGCACCGACACCGATTCGGTCACCGTCACCGTCACCCCGACGAACGACCCACCGACTGCCGATGCTGGCGACGACCAGACCGCCGACGCAGCGCTGACCGTCGAACTCGACGCGAGCGACTCGACCGATCCGAACGGTGACGAACTGTCGTACGCCTGGCGACAGGTCGCCGGGGCCGGAGTCACGCTCTCCGATGCGGACACGGCGACACCCTCGTTCACTGCCCCGACGGGTGACTCTCGACTCGTCCTCGTCTTCGAGGTCGAGGTCGACGATGGGTCTCGGACCGACACGGACACGGTCGAGGTCACCGTCGAGCCGGCCTCCGAGGGGACGGCGTTCTTCAGTGTGACCGACCTCGACGTTCCGGACGAGGCGACGCAGGGCGAGGAGCTGACCCTCTCGGGGACGGTGACCAACACTGGCGACGCCGAAGGAACACAGACCGTCGAAGCGCGTGTCGACCGCGACAACGACGGGACCTTCGAGACGATTCAGTCCGAGACGTTCACGCTCGCGAGCGGCGAGAGCAGACAGTTCACGTCCACGCTGACGGTCCCGGACGACCTGGGGCCTGGAACGTACACGGGCGGCCTGTTCACCGACGAGAGCGAGCGGACGGACTCGATCGAAATCGTGTCGGCGACGCCGGAGCAACCGGAGCAAGAGCGGTACACGCGCGACGAGATCTCTCAGGCGAAGTACGGCGAGGACTTCGACGAACTGAGCACGGAGACGGCACGGCAGGTCGAAGAACTGTCCCTCCGTCAGCCGTTCGCCGACGGTGACGGCCCAGTGGACGTCAAGACGCGTGAGGAACTCGCGAACGACCGGTACGGTGAGGATTTCGACGACCTCAGCCGGGAGACGACGATCGAACTGCAGGCCGAGTTCGACGCGCAGTTCGGTGACGCGGGTGCCGACGCCGAGTACACGCGCGACGAAATCGCCCAGGCGAAGTACGGCGACGACTTCGACGAGTTGAGTACGGAGACAGCCGGCCAGGTCGAAGAGCTGTACAACCGCCAGCCGTTCGCGGGTGACCGAACACCGAGCGAGGTGCGAACGCGCGAGGAGATCGCTGAGGCGAACTACGGTGCCGAACTGGGCGACCTCAGCCGTGAATCCCGGCTCGCAGTCGAGCAGGCGTACCACGAGCAGTTTGCGGAGATGGAGGACGGAGCATAA
- a CDS encoding CaiB/BaiF CoA transferase family protein, protein MTDGGRVAPSLLPGGEGRPLSDVTVLELGHIIAGPFCSMILADLGAEVIKVESPGGGDAVRDSSPIGNSSFNYVNRNKLSVTLDLKSDDGTAIFEELVANADVLVENFAAGTADRLGVGYDDLKTVNEELVYCSIKGFNQGPYERFPALDPVAEALSGVMSVTGHPGQPPVRSGTSLSDMVASLYAAVTVLGAIRQRQETGTGQHLTVPLFESTVALMGYWLAYTQAYDDVPEPMGASHPGWAPYDVFRSGDDEWVFIGPSSDRQWRQFCDALGLDIGDDERFAELENRLENRTELHAIVEATCEEYTRDELVRRLQDAGVPVAPVNDMGDVRDDPHLEATDALAEVEATEGDGGRVRTPRFPARSTGFDRVESTDPPSLGEDTTPVLEALGYDEGEIDRFREAGVL, encoded by the coding sequence ATGACCGACGGTGGACGGGTCGCGCCATCGCTGCTTCCGGGCGGCGAGGGCCGACCGTTGTCGGACGTGACGGTCCTGGAACTCGGGCACATCATCGCGGGCCCGTTCTGCTCGATGATCCTCGCCGACCTCGGCGCGGAAGTCATCAAGGTCGAATCACCGGGGGGCGGTGACGCCGTCCGCGACTCGAGTCCGATCGGGAACAGCTCGTTCAACTACGTGAACCGGAACAAGCTCAGTGTCACGCTCGACCTGAAGTCCGACGACGGCACGGCCATCTTCGAAGAACTCGTCGCGAACGCCGACGTGCTGGTCGAGAACTTCGCGGCCGGGACCGCCGACCGCCTCGGCGTCGGCTACGACGACCTCAAGACGGTCAACGAGGAACTGGTCTACTGCTCGATCAAGGGGTTCAACCAGGGCCCCTACGAGCGGTTCCCGGCGCTCGATCCGGTCGCCGAAGCGCTCTCGGGCGTCATGAGCGTGACCGGCCATCCCGGCCAGCCGCCCGTCCGGTCGGGAACGAGCCTGTCCGACATGGTGGCGTCGCTTTACGCCGCCGTGACGGTTCTCGGTGCCATCCGTCAGCGCCAAGAGACCGGCACCGGCCAGCACCTCACCGTCCCGCTGTTCGAGAGCACGGTCGCACTCATGGGGTACTGGCTCGCGTACACACAGGCGTACGACGACGTCCCCGAGCCGATGGGCGCGAGCCACCCCGGCTGGGCCCCGTACGACGTGTTCCGGTCTGGCGACGACGAGTGGGTGTTCATCGGGCCGTCTTCGGACCGGCAGTGGCGGCAGTTCTGTGACGCCCTCGGCCTCGACATCGGCGACGACGAGCGGTTCGCGGAACTCGAGAACCGCCTGGAGAACCGCACGGAACTCCACGCCATCGTCGAGGCGACCTGCGAGGAGTACACGCGTGACGAGCTCGTCAGGCGTCTGCAGGACGCGGGCGTTCCGGTCGCCCCGGTGAACGACATGGGTGACGTCCGGGACGACCCCCACCTCGAGGCGACGGACGCACTCGCCGAAGTCGAAGCCACCGAGGGCGACGGTGGCCGCGTCCGGACCCCGCGATTCCCGGCGCGCTCGACGGGGTTCGACCGGGTCGAGTCGACGGACCCGCCGTCGCTCGGTGAGGACACCACCCCCGTCCTCGAGGCGCTCGGCTACGACGAGGGCGAGATCGACCGGTTCCGAGAGGCGGGCGTGCTGTGA
- a CDS encoding carbohydrate ABC transporter permease produces MSTSTSLSTRFAEIDERRLLLLVTFVPLVAFFVVVWAIPILYALGMSLFSDPTGASVFVGLENYTAILATPAFLTFLWNSVVYAVSTTVFSLLLGLALALVVNQQIKGGNVLRTMMIFPYLLPTLVVIFIWQFLFDPNLGVINQWLLGFGVIEEPIAFFSTLEWAMPAVAITSVWKFGSFAFFILLARLQAIDPNLYERARVEGASSWQSFRDITIPHLRGAILIILLVRGIWMFNKFDIIYLATRGGPLDATTTLPIRVYELAFNEVNFGGATALAGIMFFLLAGVAVVYFKLFTPEEEVAA; encoded by the coding sequence ATGAGTACCTCAACGTCGCTTTCGACACGGTTCGCAGAGATCGACGAGCGTCGCCTGCTGCTGTTGGTGACGTTCGTCCCGCTCGTCGCGTTCTTCGTCGTCGTGTGGGCCATACCCATCCTCTACGCGCTCGGGATGAGCCTGTTCTCCGACCCGACCGGCGCGAGTGTCTTCGTCGGCCTGGAGAACTACACCGCGATCTTGGCCACACCGGCGTTCCTGACGTTCCTCTGGAACAGTGTCGTCTACGCCGTCTCGACGACGGTGTTCAGTCTCCTGCTCGGCCTCGCGCTCGCACTGGTCGTCAATCAGCAGATCAAGGGCGGAAACGTCCTCCGGACGATGATGATCTTCCCGTACCTCCTGCCGACGCTCGTCGTCATCTTCATCTGGCAGTTCCTCTTCGACCCGAACCTCGGTGTCATCAACCAGTGGCTGCTCGGCTTCGGTGTCATCGAAGAGCCCATCGCGTTCTTCTCGACGCTCGAGTGGGCGATGCCGGCCGTCGCGATCACCAGCGTCTGGAAGTTCGGCTCGTTCGCGTTCTTCATCCTGCTCGCCCGCCTCCAGGCCATCGACCCCAACCTCTACGAACGCGCCCGCGTCGAGGGCGCATCGTCGTGGCAGTCGTTCCGCGATATCACGATTCCACACCTCCGTGGAGCCATCCTCATCATCCTCCTCGTTCGGGGCATCTGGATGTTCAACAAGTTCGATATCATCTACCTCGCCACCAGAGGCGGCCCGCTTGATGCGACGACCACCCTCCCGATCCGCGTGTACGAACTCGCGTTCAACGAGGTGAACTTCGGCGGTGCCACCGCGTTGGCAGGCATCATGTTCTTCCTGCTCGCGGGGGTCGCCGTCGTCTACTTCAAACTCTTCACCCCCGAAGAGGAGGTGGCGGCCTGA